In the Pocillopora verrucosa isolate sample1 chromosome 4, ASM3666991v2, whole genome shotgun sequence genome, TTGGTGGTGGGTAATTTTTATCTTAAAGTCATCACAAAATTAGGTtcacttccttttcttcctGGCAGCATTTGCCTGTCTTAGTTTTATCTTTCTTAATCTTCTCCAATAAGTTTTGTTGTTTAAGTCATCTGGCTCTTCGTCCACTGGTTGTTTTGGTTGAAGAACTTCCCATAGCCAGTCAGGATATTCATTGTCTGGTAACAGAGGTGGGTCAGATCCATCCT is a window encoding:
- the LOC131784109 gene encoding large ribosomal subunit protein mL54-like, which codes for MAVAMVRCVIQGLRRKQVLTARICTSLTAQPVCLFSSESDSGEPKLCQGINYLKDGSDPPLLPDNEYPDWLWEVLQPKQPVDEEPDDLNNKTYWRRLRKIKLRQANAARKKRK